The Roseateles sp. XES5 genome window below encodes:
- a CDS encoding LamB/YcsF family protein, with the protein MQVDLNSDMGEGFGPYRLCDDEAMMDVVTSANIACGFHAGDPDTMARMVRLARERGVDVGAHPGLPDRQGFGRRELPFAPDELRQQMLYQLGALAAIAKAEGVAVSHVSFHAAMGNMVNRDPALAAAMMQAIRMIDADLIVFGTADSVIERAATEAGLKTLTLFLADRAYDAKGALVPRGQPGALVKDEVSVRARVRQFLIEGTVTAIDGAVIAMRARSILVHSDTPGSLELARTVRSEIEAAGGTVTPVSKLPR; encoded by the coding sequence ATGCAGGTCGATCTCAATTCGGACATGGGCGAGGGCTTCGGTCCCTACCGGCTCTGCGACGACGAGGCGATGATGGATGTCGTTACGTCCGCCAACATCGCCTGCGGTTTCCATGCCGGCGATCCCGACACGATGGCGCGCATGGTGCGTCTTGCGCGGGAACGGGGTGTCGATGTCGGCGCCCATCCGGGGCTACCGGACCGGCAGGGCTTCGGCCGACGGGAGCTTCCCTTCGCGCCGGACGAGCTGCGCCAGCAGATGCTCTACCAGCTCGGCGCACTGGCGGCGATCGCCAAGGCCGAAGGCGTCGCGGTTTCCCATGTCAGCTTCCACGCCGCCATGGGCAACATGGTCAACCGCGATCCGGCGCTCGCCGCCGCCATGATGCAGGCGATCCGCATGATCGACGCCGATCTCATCGTCTTCGGCACGGCGGACAGCGTGATCGAGCGCGCGGCCACCGAGGCCGGACTGAAGACACTGACCCTCTTCCTCGCCGATCGCGCCTACGATGCCAAAGGTGCGCTCGTGCCGCGCGGCCAGCCGGGCGCCCTCGTCAAGGACGAGGTCTCGGTCCGTGCCCGCGTGCGGCAATTCCTCATCGAGGGAACCGTCACGGCCATCGACGGCGCCGTCATTGCCATGCGGGCACGCTCCATTCTCGTGCACAGCGATACGCCCGGCTCGCTCGAACTCGCACGCACCGTGCGCAGCGAGATCGAGGCGGCCGGCGGCACCGTGACACCCGTCTCCAAACTCCCGCGCTGA